The proteins below come from a single Planctomycetota bacterium genomic window:
- a CDS encoding FAD-dependent oxidoreductase, with protein MFAIHTKQAPYITYAIGARILAEMVPDALYWDTADPYHYVRLEQDASSVLHSYLIVGGEDHKSGQAQDGAERFARLEHWARERFPSIEEIDFQWAGQVMQSMDGVAFIGRNPLDRDNVFIATGDSGVGMTHGTIAGMILKDLILGHSNPWTSLYDPARVPVRALPSFMRENLNVASQYAQWLTPGEVDSVDEIAPGHGAILREGLNKVAIFRDQDGKLCKLSATCPHLKCVVAWNDAEQTWDCPCHGSRFDPRGHVLNGPANVNLAPWPHYGK; from the coding sequence ATGTTCGCCATCCATACCAAGCAAGCGCCGTATATCACCTATGCGATCGGCGCTCGGATTCTCGCCGAGATGGTGCCCGACGCGCTGTATTGGGACACCGCCGATCCTTATCACTATGTGCGGCTTGAACAGGATGCCAGCTCGGTATTGCATTCGTATTTGATTGTCGGTGGCGAAGATCACAAATCAGGCCAGGCCCAGGATGGCGCCGAGCGGTTCGCGCGACTCGAACATTGGGCGCGGGAGCGATTCCCGTCGATCGAGGAGATCGACTTCCAATGGGCCGGTCAGGTCATGCAGTCGATGGACGGCGTGGCCTTCATCGGCCGCAACCCGCTGGACCGAGACAATGTGTTCATTGCCACGGGCGATTCAGGCGTTGGGATGACTCACGGCACGATTGCCGGCATGATCCTCAAGGATCTGATCCTGGGACACTCCAATCCTTGGACTTCGCTGTATGACCCGGCCCGAGTGCCGGTGCGGGCGTTGCCATCCTTCATGCGCGAGAATCTGAACGTCGCCAGCCAGTACGCCCAGTGGCTCACGCCGGGCGAGGTCGACTCGGTCGACGAGATTGCGCCCGGGCATGGGGCGATTCTGCGCGAGGGGCTGAATAAGGTTGCGATCTTTCGCGACCAGGATGGCAAACTTTGCAAGTTGTCCGCGACATGTCCGCATTTGAAATGCGTGGTTGCCTGGAACGATGCCGAGCAGACTTGGGATTGCCCGTGCCATGGCTCGCGGTTTGATCCGCGGGGCCACGTGCTGAATGGCCCCGCGAACGTCAATCTCGCCCCCTGGCCACACTACGGTAAATAG
- a CDS encoding DUF1501 domain-containing protein, whose product MLTRRHFLGQGATGLSAVALQGMIPALFARAAESAAQADKSDRVLVVVELAGGNDGLNTVVPFENDLYYKNRPTLAVAKEQALRLNDQLGLHPALAPLHPLFDKGQLAVVQGVGYPEPDRSHFRSMEIWHTASTGRSRTGWLGRYFDRPGQATPPSTLAGVALTDQLPQALQAERFVAPVVSSLEALDSAVQDTVVSTALLRELSQSRGKANGAAAFISQQANETLQTAEQLRSAAGRYQATVTYPETPLGIQLRRAAQIIQGDLGTRVLFASQDGYDTHATQADPHQALLTDLAGALAAFQSDLAQLGLADKVVTMVFSEFGRRVDENASHGTDHGAASCLFTLGPQVKGGVIGEHPSLEKLDDGDLIYHTDFRAVYATILDRWLMSNSAELLGAKFAPLDFLPAANT is encoded by the coding sequence ATGTTGACACGGCGACATTTCTTGGGTCAGGGGGCGACGGGGCTTTCGGCGGTGGCGCTGCAGGGCATGATACCGGCGCTGTTTGCCCGGGCCGCCGAGTCAGCCGCCCAGGCCGACAAGTCGGATCGCGTGCTGGTCGTCGTGGAACTAGCCGGCGGCAACGATGGTTTGAACACCGTGGTGCCGTTCGAGAATGACTTGTATTACAAGAACCGGCCCACGCTCGCCGTCGCCAAGGAGCAGGCACTGCGGCTGAACGATCAACTGGGGCTGCATCCGGCGCTCGCGCCGCTGCACCCGTTGTTCGACAAGGGGCAACTGGCCGTGGTGCAAGGAGTGGGCTATCCCGAGCCCGACCGTTCGCACTTTCGTTCGATGGAAATCTGGCACACGGCGTCGACCGGGCGGTCGCGAACCGGCTGGCTGGGTCGCTACTTCGATCGGCCGGGACAGGCAACGCCGCCCAGTACGCTGGCCGGCGTGGCGCTGACCGACCAGTTGCCCCAGGCCTTGCAGGCCGAGCGCTTCGTCGCGCCGGTCGTCAGCTCGCTCGAAGCGCTCGACTCGGCCGTGCAGGACACGGTCGTCTCGACGGCCCTGCTGCGCGAGCTGAGCCAGTCGCGCGGCAAGGCCAACGGCGCCGCGGCCTTCATCAGTCAACAGGCGAACGAGACGCTGCAAACCGCCGAGCAGCTGCGCAGCGCGGCGGGGCGCTATCAAGCGACCGTCACCTATCCCGAGACGCCACTGGGCATCCAGTTGCGCCGCGCGGCACAGATTATTCAAGGCGATCTCGGCACGCGCGTGCTGTTCGCCTCGCAAGATGGCTACGACACCCACGCGACCCAGGCCGACCCGCACCAGGCATTGCTGACGGACCTGGCCGGCGCGTTGGCCGCGTTTCAGAGCGATCTGGCGCAACTGGGCCTGGCCGACAAGGTGGTGACCATGGTGTTCAGCGAGTTCGGCCGCCGCGTCGACGAGAACGCCAGCCACGGCACCGATCACGGAGCCGCGTCGTGCCTGTTCACGCTGGGGCCACAGGTCAAAGGGGGCGTGATCGGCGAGCACCCCAGCTTGGAAAAGCTCGACGACGGCGACCTGATCTATCACACCGACTTCCGCGCGGTCTATGCGACGATTCTCGATCGCTGGCTGATGAGCAACAGCGCCGAGTTGCTCGGCGCGAAGTTCGCGCCGCTGGACTTCTTGCCAGCGGCAAACACTTGA
- a CDS encoding DUF1800 domain-containing protein: MGAYLTPWVPSESRPFDARQAAHLLRRAGFGASPQEIAAAVAQGLEATVDALFDRADDEEAEFQQAFAAIESGFVNLSDVGYVQGWWVHRMLRTRVPLKEKLALFWHGHFATSIHKVEDPYLMHRQIETLRQLGAGSFRDLVLAVAKDPAMLVYLDGQSSTKEHPNENFARELMELFTCGIGHYTEQDVQAAARAFTGWHRQGAEFVFEGEVHDGGRKEFLGQAGKFDGGDIVELLMQQPATPRFIATKLLRFFVTPEPPDALVDEAAQLLDRTQLNIKWFLRTLFLSEYFFSDTCYRRRIASPVEFAVGTARTLGVRISGTEVKDYLSAMGQNLLAPPNVKGWDGEQKWINSSTWPKRLDYARLVAGAASETPFGNDLNISAIVPDEMITPPQVVERLAEVLFQGELPAELKPKLLDLLVTFGEERNPQVFRDDLGSRHDRIRAGIAALLCTPEYHTC, encoded by the coding sequence GTGGGCGCTTACCTTACACCCTGGGTTCCCAGCGAGTCGCGCCCGTTCGACGCGCGGCAGGCGGCGCATTTGCTGCGCCGCGCTGGCTTCGGCGCCTCGCCCCAGGAGATCGCCGCGGCCGTGGCCCAGGGGCTCGAAGCGACCGTCGACGCGCTGTTCGATCGGGCCGACGACGAGGAAGCCGAGTTTCAACAGGCGTTCGCCGCCATCGAGTCCGGCTTCGTCAATCTGAGCGACGTCGGCTATGTCCAGGGGTGGTGGGTCCACCGGATGTTGCGCACGCGGGTGCCGCTCAAGGAAAAGCTCGCGCTGTTCTGGCACGGCCACTTCGCCACCAGCATCCACAAGGTCGAAGACCCGTACCTGATGCACCGGCAAATCGAGACGTTGCGGCAACTGGGGGCGGGGAGCTTTCGCGATCTGGTGCTGGCCGTGGCCAAAGACCCGGCGATGCTGGTTTACCTGGACGGTCAATCGAGCACCAAGGAGCATCCAAACGAGAACTTCGCCCGCGAGTTGATGGAGCTGTTCACCTGCGGCATCGGTCATTACACCGAGCAAGATGTCCAAGCCGCGGCGCGGGCGTTTACGGGCTGGCACCGGCAAGGGGCCGAGTTCGTGTTTGAGGGCGAAGTTCACGACGGCGGCCGCAAGGAGTTTCTGGGCCAGGCGGGGAAGTTCGACGGCGGCGACATCGTCGAGCTGTTGATGCAGCAGCCGGCCACGCCCCGGTTCATCGCCACGAAGCTGCTCCGGTTCTTTGTCACGCCCGAGCCGCCGGACGCTCTGGTTGACGAGGCGGCCCAGTTGCTCGACCGGACGCAGTTGAACATCAAGTGGTTTCTGCGGACGTTGTTTCTGTCGGAGTATTTTTTCTCCGACACCTGTTACCGACGGCGGATCGCCAGTCCCGTCGAGTTCGCCGTCGGCACGGCCCGCACCCTGGGCGTTCGTATTTCTGGCACCGAGGTTAAGGACTATCTCTCGGCGATGGGGCAGAACTTGCTCGCGCCCCCCAACGTCAAAGGCTGGGACGGCGAGCAGAAATGGATCAATTCGAGCACCTGGCCCAAGCGGCTGGACTATGCGCGCTTGGTGGCGGGCGCGGCCAGCGAGACGCCGTTCGGCAATGACCTTAATATCTCGGCGATTGTCCCCGACGAGATGATCACGCCCCCGCAAGTCGTCGAGCGACTGGCCGAAGTGCTGTTCCAGGGGGAACTGCCGGCGGAACTGAAGCCCAAGTTGCTCGACCTGCTGGTGACCTTTGGCGAGGAGCGGAACCCGCAGGTGTTCCGCGACGACCTGGGATCGCGACACGATCGGATTCGCGCTGGCATCGCGGCGCTGTTGTGTACGCCGGAATACCATACGTGTTAA
- a CDS encoding alpha/beta hydrolase — protein MSRLAPRLIPCLLLLLAVAAPASAMRITKDVPYATPALERQVLDIYAPDDVGQKKLPVVFWIHGGGWQQGDKSDVALKPAFFVERGFVFVSTNYRLYPHVEMGELIRDVARSLGWVHKHIAEHGGDPSRILVGGHSAGAQLAAIIATDDRYLKAEGVPFAALRGCIPVDGDTYYLPAIIAVAELRAYMHGLPMPGKSGHRVKFGNDPEKHLDFSAVTHVAKGKDIPPFFIMFVSGHPDTSAQARRLAMALESAAIPVRLYGGRETTHSKLNNDIGLADDLGTKALVEFVNGVLK, from the coding sequence ATGTCACGCCTTGCCCCGCGCTTGATCCCTTGCCTGCTCTTGTTGTTGGCCGTTGCCGCGCCGGCGTCGGCCATGCGCATTACGAAGGATGTTCCCTACGCCACGCCGGCCCTCGAGCGACAGGTGCTCGACATCTACGCCCCGGACGACGTCGGGCAAAAGAAGCTGCCGGTCGTGTTCTGGATTCACGGCGGCGGCTGGCAGCAAGGGGACAAGTCTGACGTCGCTCTGAAGCCGGCGTTCTTCGTCGAGCGCGGCTTTGTCTTCGTCAGCACGAACTATCGCCTGTATCCGCACGTCGAGATGGGGGAGCTGATTCGTGACGTGGCCCGCTCGCTCGGCTGGGTCCACAAGCACATCGCCGAGCACGGCGGCGACCCCAGTAGGATTCTCGTCGGCGGCCACTCGGCCGGAGCGCAACTGGCGGCGATCATCGCGACCGATGATCGCTACTTGAAGGCCGAGGGGGTGCCGTTCGCGGCCTTGCGCGGCTGCATTCCCGTCGACGGCGACACGTATTATCTGCCGGCGATCATCGCCGTGGCCGAGCTGCGGGCCTATATGCACGGGCTGCCCATGCCAGGCAAGTCGGGGCATCGCGTCAAGTTCGGCAACGATCCCGAGAAGCACCTCGACTTTTCGGCCGTGACGCACGTGGCCAAGGGGAAGGACATCCCGCCGTTCTTCATCATGTTTGTCAGCGGGCATCCCGACACGTCGGCCCAGGCCCGACGGCTGGCCATGGCGCTCGAGTCAGCCGCGATTCCCGTCCGACTTTACGGCGGCCGCGAGACGACGCATAGCAAGCTGAACAACGACATCGGCCTGGCGGATGACCTCGGCACGAAAGCGCTGGTGGAGTTCGTCAACGGCGTATTGAAGTGA
- a CDS encoding alginate lyase family protein yields the protein MTRTYFNIDRLAASRLAFIALACVVNLAAKPAAVAPSLALTAAQKQKLIALVANNRDAQLLAKSVHDRADKALGDEPGPVREIRSEGLLDSDSQKKATVAALRDMPKLVDLAYAWTLSNDQKYGEQAKKFILAWVTTAEPPGNPIDATRVESLLMAYDLTRAGFSKTEQQQVEQWLRAMAERQIAERKAGSATLFNNWNSHRLKLVGMVAIVLNDKPLMSQVLEGFREQVAGDLYPDGTSFDFHERDALHYHLYTLEPLLSLAMVADRNGIKNLYTYVAPNGASLKKSVDFVVPFAEGKLTHPEFVNSKVKFDRERAAAGQKGYQTGAPFEPHSARDMFALAAYFDPKLSRLAATLAEKSDRELATWQMALNACK from the coding sequence ATGACTCGAACGTATTTCAATATTGACCGACTCGCGGCTTCTCGTTTGGCGTTCATCGCGCTCGCCTGCGTGGTCAATCTGGCGGCCAAGCCGGCGGCGGTGGCGCCGAGCTTGGCGCTGACGGCCGCGCAGAAGCAAAAGCTGATCGCCCTGGTCGCCAACAATCGCGACGCGCAATTGCTGGCCAAGTCGGTTCACGATCGGGCGGACAAGGCGCTCGGCGACGAGCCTGGCCCGGTGCGCGAGATTCGCTCCGAAGGGTTGCTCGATAGCGATTCGCAGAAGAAGGCCACGGTCGCGGCCTTGCGCGATATGCCCAAGCTGGTCGACCTGGCCTATGCCTGGACGTTGAGCAACGATCAGAAGTACGGCGAGCAGGCCAAGAAGTTCATCCTGGCCTGGGTCACGACCGCCGAACCGCCGGGCAATCCGATCGACGCCACCCGGGTCGAGTCACTGTTGATGGCTTATGACCTGACCCGCGCGGGCTTCTCAAAAACCGAGCAACAGCAAGTCGAGCAGTGGCTGCGCGCGATGGCCGAACGGCAGATCGCCGAACGCAAGGCGGGGTCCGCGACGTTGTTTAACAACTGGAACAGCCATCGCCTGAAACTAGTCGGCATGGTGGCGATCGTGCTCAATGACAAGCCGTTGATGAGCCAGGTGCTCGAAGGTTTCCGCGAGCAGGTGGCCGGCGATCTGTACCCCGACGGCACCAGCTTTGACTTTCACGAGCGCGACGCGCTGCACTATCACCTCTATACGCTCGAGCCGCTGCTGTCGCTGGCGATGGTGGCCGACCGGAACGGGATCAAGAACCTGTATACGTATGTGGCCCCGAACGGGGCGTCGCTGAAGAAGTCGGTCGACTTCGTGGTGCCCTTCGCCGAGGGAAAGCTGACGCACCCCGAGTTCGTGAACTCGAAAGTGAAGTTCGACCGCGAACGGGCCGCGGCGGGGCAAAAGGGCTATCAGACCGGCGCGCCGTTCGAGCCCCACTCGGCCCGCGACATGTTCGCGCTGGCCGCGTACTTCGACCCCAAGCTCTCCCGATTAGCCGCGACGTTGGCCGAGAAGTCAGACCGCGAACTGGCCACGTGGCAAATGGCCCTGAACGCGTGCAAGTAG
- a CDS encoding DUF1501 domain-containing protein — protein MPTPDLSSISPPAAALTGRRAFLQVGYSGVMGLGLNSLLGSAGQSAPRPSNTPKAKSMILVWMTGAPSHHDTFDMKPDAPDEIRGEFKPIATKVPGFQICEHLPQLAAQADKYAIIRSLSHGDNNHLMSTHWMLTGHTQPGGFFDKVASRDDWPCYSSALNYFRPRTDELPTGVNLPTFMMASPLTWPGQHAGMLGPKHDPWQIVGDPNAKDFKVQSLQLMSGIDVGRFNDRQELLDQINRRQRELSELSEIRRLTDQQQQAFSLLTSSRFARAFELDKASDAERDRYGRNRTGQSLLLARRLVDVGVPVVQVNIGGAQTWDHHSNIFPSLKNLLPPVDQGMSALLEDLAATGALDQTLVVMMGEFGRTPKVNAPPGATKAGRDHWGPCFFGLFAGAGVRGGQVIGKSDRHGAYPMTKPYAPEDVGATIYHLLGVPPDATFRDRLNRPLVLNHGEVIEPLFTAAAT, from the coding sequence ATGCCCACGCCCGACCTCAGCTCGATCTCGCCGCCGGCTGCCGCCTTGACGGGTCGCCGCGCGTTTTTGCAGGTCGGCTATTCCGGCGTGATGGGGTTGGGGCTGAACTCTTTGCTGGGAAGCGCTGGTCAAAGCGCGCCGCGACCGTCGAACACGCCCAAGGCCAAGTCGATGATTCTGGTCTGGATGACCGGCGCGCCGAGTCATCACGACACGTTCGACATGAAGCCCGACGCGCCGGATGAAATCCGCGGCGAATTCAAGCCGATCGCCACCAAGGTGCCCGGCTTTCAGATTTGCGAGCATTTGCCGCAACTGGCCGCGCAGGCCGACAAGTACGCGATCATCCGCTCGCTGTCGCACGGTGATAACAATCACCTGATGTCGACTCACTGGATGTTGACCGGGCACACTCAGCCGGGAGGTTTCTTCGACAAGGTTGCCTCGCGCGATGACTGGCCGTGCTACTCGTCGGCCTTGAACTACTTTCGTCCGCGAACGGACGAGCTGCCCACCGGGGTCAATCTGCCCACGTTCATGATGGCCAGCCCGCTGACCTGGCCCGGGCAGCACGCCGGCATGCTCGGCCCCAAGCACGATCCGTGGCAGATCGTCGGTGACCCCAACGCCAAGGACTTCAAGGTCCAGAGCTTGCAGCTGATGTCGGGCATCGACGTCGGTCGGTTCAACGACCGGCAAGAGTTGCTCGACCAGATCAATCGGCGCCAGCGCGAGCTGTCCGAGCTGTCCGAGATTCGCCGGCTGACCGATCAACAACAGCAAGCGTTCTCGCTGCTCACTTCCAGCCGCTTTGCCCGGGCGTTTGAACTGGACAAGGCGTCCGACGCCGAGCGCGATCGCTACGGCCGCAACCGCACGGGTCAATCGCTGTTGCTGGCCCGGCGGCTGGTTGACGTGGGCGTGCCGGTGGTCCAGGTCAACATCGGCGGGGCGCAGACTTGGGACCATCACAGCAACATTTTCCCGTCGCTGAAGAACCTGCTGCCGCCGGTCGATCAGGGGATGTCGGCGCTATTGGAAGATTTGGCGGCGACGGGCGCGCTGGACCAGACGCTGGTGGTGATGATGGGCGAGTTCGGCCGCACGCCCAAGGTCAACGCGCCGCCCGGGGCCACGAAGGCGGGCCGCGATCACTGGGGGCCCTGCTTCTTTGGGCTGTTCGCCGGCGCTGGCGTGCGCGGCGGCCAGGTGATCGGCAAGTCCGACCGGCACGGCGCTTACCCAATGACCAAGCCTTACGCCCCCGAGGATGTCGGCGCGACGATTTATCATCTGTTGGGCGTGCCCCCCGACGCCACCTTCCGCGATCGGCTCAACCGCCCGCTGGTCCTCAATCACGGCGAAGTGATCGAGCCGCTCTTCACCGCCGCGGCTACGTGA